A part of Tardiphaga sp. vice304 genomic DNA contains:
- a CDS encoding YccF domain-containing protein: protein MPIVPLLLNILWIVFGGLWMAAAWLLAAVLMAITIIGLPWARAAFNIAAYTLLPFGQRAVSRELVTGQRDLGTGPLGLIGNMIWFMLAGWWLAIGHLLTAVALAVTIVGIPFAWAHLKLAGIALWPIGKVIVPA, encoded by the coding sequence ATGCCGATCGTCCCGCTGCTCCTCAACATTCTATGGATCGTGTTCGGCGGCCTGTGGATGGCCGCAGCGTGGCTGCTGGCCGCGGTGCTGATGGCCATCACCATCATCGGCCTGCCGTGGGCACGGGCGGCGTTCAACATCGCGGCCTATACGCTGCTGCCGTTCGGCCAGCGCGCGGTGTCGCGGGAACTCGTCACCGGCCAGCGCGACCTCGGCACCGGCCCGCTCGGCCTGATTGGCAATATGATCTGGTTCATGCTGGCCGGCTGGTGGCTGGCGATCGGCCATCTCCTCACCGCGGTCGCGCTGGCCGTGACCATCGTCGGCATCCCGTTCGCCTGGGCGCATCTGAAACTCGCAGGCATCGCGCTGTGGCCGATCGGAAAGGTGATCGTGCCGGCGTGA
- a CDS encoding putative bifunctional diguanylate cyclase/phosphodiesterase → MLREIVRLLPAAVTVQDRNGDFLLVNDAAAAQFSAPPEDFGSMTPPSDFLTQALNHRRETALDLLQSGRCATFEERVSDGVANRVFLTSHRPVNIGDQALLLSSASDISRQKALADELFRRAYYDELTDLPTRRVIEKHAGDIIARNDAADRFALAFLDIDNFKHINDYYGHPIGDSLLVEFAKRLSLDLRQSDMLSRISGDEFLLLLHPVQNQQEVAEYLDLLLQRLRAPFFIDGSEVFASASIGVSLYPEHGHSYGILGQNADIAMYKVKNQTKGAAVFFDSSMESEALARMATEQALRLAIIDKRFCCAFQPKVDIRSHEIKGIEALVRLRDDNGVIQAPGTFINLAVELGLIDELTHLVLAEIMKSIDLIDETFGAGATISINVAAKQAGNAEFMTAFARAIEDTGCPTRFMVEVTEDAFVAKSEFQQDILPMFRKLGVGISIDDFGVGYSSLSALADITADEIKIDRSFITDIHKRPRSQGILRAIESLSEALGMTVIAEGVETHEELTYLQGATRIRYAQGYYFSKPIFLEELQPQARHSTEVRNALATRATEEARPAYTRAGGGRGY, encoded by the coding sequence ATGCTGCGCGAGATCGTTCGCCTGCTGCCGGCTGCGGTGACGGTGCAGGACCGCAACGGCGACTTCCTGCTGGTGAACGACGCCGCCGCCGCGCAGTTCAGCGCGCCGCCGGAGGATTTCGGCAGCATGACGCCGCCATCCGATTTCCTGACGCAGGCACTCAACCACCGCCGCGAGACCGCGCTCGACCTGCTGCAGTCCGGCCGCTGCGCGACGTTCGAGGAACGCGTCAGCGACGGCGTCGCCAATCGTGTCTTTCTTACCAGCCACCGCCCGGTCAATATCGGCGACCAGGCGCTGCTGCTGTCGAGCGCCAGCGACATCAGCCGGCAGAAGGCCCTCGCGGACGAACTGTTTCGCCGGGCCTATTACGACGAACTCACCGACCTGCCGACGCGTCGGGTGATCGAGAAGCATGCCGGCGACATCATCGCGCGCAACGATGCCGCCGATCGTTTCGCCCTGGCCTTTCTCGACATCGATAATTTCAAGCATATCAACGACTATTACGGCCACCCGATCGGCGATTCGCTGCTGGTCGAATTCGCCAAGCGACTCAGCCTGGACCTGCGCCAGTCCGACATGCTGTCGCGGATCTCCGGCGATGAATTCCTGCTGCTGCTGCATCCGGTCCAGAACCAGCAGGAGGTCGCCGAATATCTCGACCTGCTGCTGCAGCGGCTGCGCGCGCCGTTCTTCATCGACGGCTCTGAGGTGTTCGCCTCGGCGTCGATCGGCGTCAGCCTGTATCCCGAGCATGGCCACAGCTACGGCATACTCGGCCAGAACGCCGACATCGCGATGTACAAGGTCAAGAACCAGACCAAGGGCGCCGCCGTGTTCTTCGATTCCAGCATGGAGAGCGAAGCGCTGGCACGGATGGCGACCGAGCAGGCGCTGCGGCTGGCGATCATCGACAAACGGTTCTGCTGCGCGTTCCAGCCCAAGGTCGATATCCGCAGCCACGAGATCAAGGGCATCGAAGCCCTGGTGCGGCTGCGCGACGACAACGGCGTGATCCAGGCGCCCGGCACCTTCATCAACCTCGCGGTCGAGCTCGGGCTGATCGACGAATTGACCCATCTGGTGCTGGCAGAAATCATGAAGTCGATCGACCTGATCGACGAGACGTTCGGCGCCGGCGCCACCATCAGCATCAACGTCGCCGCCAAGCAGGCCGGCAATGCGGAATTCATGACGGCCTTCGCCCGTGCGATCGAGGACACCGGCTGCCCAACCCGCTTCATGGTCGAGGTGACCGAGGACGCCTTTGTCGCCAAGTCGGAATTCCAGCAGGACATCCTGCCGATGTTCCGAAAACTCGGCGTCGGTATCTCGATCGACGATTTCGGCGTCGGCTATTCGTCGCTGTCCGCACTGGCTGACATCACCGCCGACGAAATCAAGATCGACCGCTCCTTCATCACCGACATCCACAAGCGGCCGCGCAGCCAGGGCATTCTGCGCGCGATCGAGTCGCTCAGCGAGGCGCTCGGCATGACGGTGATTGCGGAGGGCGTCGAGACCCACGAGGAGCTCACTTATCTGCAGGGCGCGACAAGGATCCGTTACGCGCAGGGCTATTATTTCTCCAAGCCGATCTTCCTCGAGGAGCTGCAGCCGCAGGCGCGCCACAGCACCGAAGTGCGCAACGCGCTGGCCACCCGCGCGACAGAAGAGGCGCGACCGGCCTATACGCGCGCCGGCGGCGGCCGGGGATATTGA
- a CDS encoding RMD1 family protein, with amino-acid sequence MQTNSSEARRRVQVHALHLGDRINTANFEGDIVSAVPLAVRTGETGTAVVFRYGVAVLIGLTPEEEAAFLLKISSRVIGRPGVAEEERTFVEIAAGAEDQVPAGGPVTLGDMLLPRMLIVADVLAKSVALASDERDVTRVFGVIEPFAVELATRGRTRRNRTEILKLIGNALLVQHRVSGRVAVTEKPDALWDRPDLERLYARLEDEYELKERVETLDRKVAVIAETAETLADIIDTRRSLRLELIVVILIAIEIGTSFYQIFIAKVPH; translated from the coding sequence GTGCAGACAAATTCTTCCGAAGCCCGGCGGCGCGTTCAGGTCCATGCGCTGCATCTCGGCGACCGCATCAACACTGCGAATTTCGAAGGCGACATCGTCTCGGCCGTACCGCTGGCGGTTCGCACCGGCGAGACCGGCACTGCGGTGGTGTTTCGCTACGGCGTCGCCGTTCTGATAGGCCTGACGCCGGAGGAGGAAGCCGCCTTCCTGCTGAAGATTTCCTCCCGGGTCATCGGCCGGCCCGGCGTGGCCGAGGAAGAGCGCACCTTCGTCGAGATCGCCGCCGGCGCCGAGGACCAGGTCCCCGCCGGCGGCCCAGTGACGCTCGGCGACATGTTGCTGCCCCGCATGCTGATCGTCGCCGACGTGCTGGCCAAGAGCGTGGCGCTGGCCAGCGATGAACGCGACGTTACCCGCGTGTTCGGCGTGATCGAGCCGTTTGCGGTCGAGCTGGCGACGCGCGGCCGAACCCGCCGCAACCGCACCGAGATCTTGAAACTGATCGGCAATGCGCTGCTGGTCCAGCACCGGGTCTCGGGCCGCGTCGCGGTGACGGAAAAGCCCGATGCGCTGTGGGACCGCCCCGACCTTGAGCGACTCTATGCCCGGCTGGAAGACGAGTACGAATTGAAAGAGCGCGTCGAGACGCTCGATCGAAAGGTCGCCGTGATCGCCGAGACCGCCGAAACGCTGGCCGACATCATCGACACCAGGCGCTCGCTGCGTCTCGAACTGATCGTCGTGATTCTCATCGCAATCGAGATCGGCACCAGCTTTTACCAGATCTTCATCGCCAAGGTGCCGCACTGA
- a CDS encoding carboxymuconolactone decarboxylase family protein, with protein sequence MTEVASPNKNQKRESEMKRRRILSALIGAIAVSSVAQADETARFGPLKADELNPAQKAWAEMIAAPPRNAKFTNPPYRAYIRNPELATRLSALSEYLRWNTSLPPRLSEFAITITARQWTAQYEWFAHYPLAIKAGLDPKVAADVAAGNRPSGMRADEAAVYDLATELYRDKKVSDATFGAALKQFGERGVMDVIGIIGYYDLVSMTLITMQASAPNDSVAPLPVLSK encoded by the coding sequence ATGACCGAGGTTGCGTCTCCAAACAAAAATCAGAAACGGGAGAGTGAAATGAAGCGCCGCCGGATCCTGAGCGCGCTGATCGGCGCGATAGCTGTGTCATCGGTGGCGCAGGCGGACGAGACCGCGCGTTTCGGCCCGCTGAAGGCCGATGAATTAAACCCGGCGCAGAAAGCCTGGGCCGAGATGATCGCGGCGCCGCCGCGCAATGCGAAATTCACCAATCCGCCCTATCGCGCCTACATCCGAAATCCGGAACTCGCGACACGGCTATCTGCGCTATCGGAATATCTGCGTTGGAACACATCTTTGCCGCCGCGGCTGAGCGAGTTTGCCATCACCATCACTGCGCGGCAGTGGACGGCGCAGTATGAGTGGTTTGCGCACTACCCGCTCGCGATTAAGGCCGGTCTGGATCCGAAGGTCGCCGCTGATGTTGCCGCAGGCAACCGGCCGAGCGGGATGCGAGCCGACGAGGCCGCCGTCTACGATCTCGCCACCGAACTCTACCGCGATAAAAAGGTGTCGGATGCCACATTCGGCGCGGCGCTCAAGCAGTTTGGCGAACGCGGCGTAATGGATGTGATAGGCATTATCGGTTATTACGATCTGGTCTCGATGACACTAATTACCATGCAGGCGAGCGCACCAAATGACAGCGTCGCTCCGCTGCCCGTCCTGTCAAAATGA
- a CDS encoding SDR family NAD(P)-dependent oxidoreductase: MNLDTLAPGSVALVTGGGAGIGLAAATRFAKAGLKTCIVDLGRDRLAAAEAQLAAASPSGADAVLAVEADVSRLEEMQQLALTVADRFGGVDVLMNNAGIQPGSAIFGPRGNWEKVLGVNLWGVINATQALVPGMIARGRPGLIVNTGSKQGITTPPGDPAYNISKAGVKAFTEALQYELRNTEGCRLSAHLLIPGFVFTGLTANGRSEKPAAAWTPEQTVDFMMTGLDAGDFYILCPDNDVARPIDERRIAWAAGDVIENRPALSRWHPDYAAAFADYMAK; this comes from the coding sequence ATGAATCTCGATACTCTGGCGCCCGGTTCCGTCGCGCTCGTAACCGGCGGCGGTGCCGGCATCGGCCTGGCCGCGGCAACGCGTTTCGCCAAGGCCGGCCTGAAGACCTGCATCGTCGATCTCGGACGAGACAGGCTGGCGGCCGCGGAAGCGCAACTCGCGGCGGCTTCGCCATCGGGGGCGGACGCCGTGCTGGCCGTCGAGGCCGATGTCAGCCGCCTTGAAGAGATGCAGCAACTGGCTTTGACCGTCGCCGACCGCTTCGGCGGCGTCGATGTGCTGATGAATAATGCCGGCATTCAGCCCGGCAGCGCCATCTTCGGACCGCGGGGGAATTGGGAAAAGGTGCTGGGCGTCAATCTGTGGGGCGTCATCAACGCCACGCAGGCGCTCGTCCCCGGCATGATCGCGCGCGGCCGGCCGGGCCTGATCGTCAACACCGGCTCCAAGCAGGGCATCACCACGCCGCCGGGCGATCCCGCCTACAACATCTCCAAGGCCGGCGTGAAGGCGTTCACCGAGGCACTGCAGTACGAGTTGCGCAACACCGAAGGCTGCCGGCTCAGCGCGCATCTGCTGATCCCGGGTTTTGTCTTTACTGGCCTGACCGCGAACGGCCGCAGCGAGAAGCCCGCTGCCGCCTGGACCCCCGAGCAGACCGTCGACTTCATGATGACCGGTCTGGACGCCGGCGACTTCTACATCCTGTGCCCGGACAATGACGTCGCCCGCCCGATCGACGAGCGCCGCATCGCCTGGGCCGCCGGCGACGTCATCGAAAACCGCCCCGCGCTGTCGCGCTGGCATCCCGACTACGCCGCCGCCTTCGCCGACTACATGGCGAAATAG
- a CDS encoding DUF2252 domain-containing protein has translation MGKKPELLTTNTLSDRKERLAQGKALRRKTPREAHAELKGPLTRSAVAILAESDRDRVPELVPERFARMMVNPFAFLRGAAAVMASDLASQPIAGIVVHAGGDSHLMNFGAFVTPEDNILFDVNDFDETLPGVDFTVDLKRLAASAAVAALQSGASRKQARALAAATVKAYRWHMAGLARMSPLDIWHSRIDLEREIGVIGHGGLRRKLAAIIEKARGAGLSRDDNFPHLVSGTETKIVDKPPTIFHLDPKAGSRHGIDVAHVFAAYRKSLAPDRQRLLDRFVMKDLAFKAVGVGSVGTFCCVGLFMTGDGEPLFLQVKQAQNSVLERLDSKLGYKGNQGRRVVEGQQMMQAASDIFLGYTTDPASGRDFYIRTLKNRRLGGVSEISEGEALSDYAKLCGRTLARAHARSGDPAVITGYMGKTAVIDDAIASFAMAYANQTILDHAALVKAKGEQTTAKQPAGKTIGKPAGKPLTRKTKTKTVQVRKAKAA, from the coding sequence ATGGGTAAAAAACCGGAACTGCTGACGACGAATACTTTGAGCGATCGCAAAGAACGACTCGCACAAGGTAAGGCGTTGCGCCGCAAGACGCCCCGCGAGGCCCATGCCGAGCTCAAGGGACCACTGACCCGCAGCGCCGTGGCGATCCTCGCTGAAAGCGATAGGGACCGGGTGCCTGAACTTGTCCCGGAGCGTTTTGCGCGAATGATGGTCAACCCCTTCGCATTCCTGCGTGGCGCAGCAGCGGTTATGGCCAGCGACCTGGCCAGCCAGCCGATCGCCGGCATCGTGGTGCATGCCGGCGGCGACAGCCACTTGATGAACTTTGGCGCATTCGTCACCCCCGAAGACAACATCCTATTCGACGTAAACGATTTCGATGAAACCCTTCCAGGGGTCGACTTCACAGTGGACTTGAAGCGTCTGGCGGCCAGCGCGGCGGTGGCTGCACTGCAGAGCGGCGCATCGCGCAAGCAAGCCCGCGCGCTAGCGGCCGCGACCGTCAAGGCCTATCGATGGCACATGGCTGGGCTGGCAAGAATGTCGCCGCTTGATATCTGGCATAGTCGAATCGACCTCGAGCGAGAGATCGGCGTGATAGGCCATGGCGGCCTGCGTCGAAAGCTCGCCGCTATCATTGAGAAGGCCCGTGGCGCAGGTCTATCGCGCGACGACAACTTTCCGCACCTAGTCTCCGGCACCGAAACTAAAATCGTCGACAAGCCGCCTACCATCTTCCATCTGGATCCGAAGGCCGGCTCCCGCCACGGCATCGATGTCGCTCATGTGTTCGCTGCCTACCGCAAAAGCCTCGCCCCGGATCGGCAGCGACTGCTGGATCGCTTCGTCATGAAGGACCTCGCCTTCAAGGCAGTCGGCGTTGGTTCGGTCGGGACTTTCTGCTGCGTGGGTCTATTCATGACCGGCGACGGTGAGCCATTATTCTTGCAGGTCAAGCAGGCACAGAATTCGGTGCTCGAACGTCTCGACAGCAAGCTCGGCTACAAGGGCAACCAGGGTCGTCGCGTCGTTGAAGGCCAGCAGATGATGCAGGCAGCCAGCGATATTTTCCTCGGCTATACCACGGACCCAGCCTCCGGCCGCGATTTCTATATCCGCACCCTCAAGAATCGTAGGCTCGGCGGGGTCAGCGAGATCAGCGAAGGGGAAGCGCTGTCCGATTATGCCAAACTTTGTGGCCGCACCCTGGCTCGCGCGCATGCGCGCTCCGGCGATCCGGCCGTCATCACTGGTTATATGGGCAAGACCGCGGTGATCGACGATGCGATCGCGTCCTTTGCTATGGCATACGCTAATCAGACCATTCTCGATCACGCCGCTTTGGTCAAAGCTAAAGGCGAACAAACGACAGCGAAGCAGCCCGCTGGTAAGACGATCGGCAAGCCAGCAGGCAAACCTCTAACGCGAAAAACTAAGACGAAGACGGTGCAAGTTCGCAAAGCTAAAGCCGCTTGA
- a CDS encoding DUF427 domain-containing protein, whose translation MVKAVWNGSVIAESDRTELVEGNHYFPLEDVRQEFLVASAHKSSCPWKGTAGYYSLSVDGEQNRDAAWFYAEPKDAAKQIAGKVAFWKGVKIEA comes from the coding sequence ATGGTCAAAGCCGTCTGGAATGGATCGGTAATCGCGGAATCCGACCGCACCGAACTGGTCGAGGGTAACCACTACTTCCCGCTGGAAGACGTCCGGCAGGAATTTCTGGTCGCTAGTGCCCACAAGAGCAGCTGCCCCTGGAAAGGAACGGCCGGCTATTACAGCCTGTCGGTCGATGGGGAGCAGAACCGTGACGCCGCCTGGTTCTATGCTGAGCCGAAAGACGCCGCGAAGCAGATCGCCGGCAAGGTCGCGTTCTGGAAGGGCGTCAAGATCGAAGCCTGA
- a CDS encoding sulfatase-like hydrolase/transferase, giving the protein MTLSERSVEHLLFAIAALFINSVLFLLIVADVERAVLLSCIMAATITGASIVKYNHSALKLVVTDLPLVFAGTVPFFVTQYPRVVLAVVAGALILTFASAAVLLWAAGSPISLEFRMLSLSLTLIGLAAAFRVGGNAASSQQSMTQRRFFYSTFMASLIDPRSWRQFGKLALSDIANEPLTLMEPVPARSTDFPDIIILQHESIFDPRIFGLPVEPIVASLLSPENGCHGRLNVDIFGGGSWQSEFSLLTGLSSASFGSSAYYLFKRGVGRFRSSLPHSLAALGYKTSLASSCRRRFLNYDEFYSSIGVNERIFTDDLPPPFDVSHFESTNSDALFLDAVIDMHSKKIAHDPTPRFLYALTNFNHGPHNRRLVPLGKFEKERAFAAASLPDARYAEYYARLVETASTWQRLRSELKANFPGRPMLIVHYGDHQPVMAGQIDRQLQLPSDARRAFRTFYAIEALNFIPDNFVAGPAADLDIAFLGTIALQKAGLPLDQVYATRASLLDDCGESYFASSSELKRKFHRTLVDLGLINLGPHCQNGR; this is encoded by the coding sequence ATGACGCTGTCAGAACGAAGCGTAGAACACCTCCTGTTTGCAATCGCAGCGCTCTTTATTAACAGCGTCCTGTTTCTATTGATCGTTGCTGATGTTGAACGAGCGGTTCTGCTGTCTTGCATAATGGCAGCAACAATCACCGGGGCATCAATCGTAAAATATAATCACAGCGCACTCAAACTGGTCGTGACCGATTTACCCTTGGTATTTGCAGGCACTGTTCCATTCTTTGTGACGCAGTATCCGCGGGTAGTTCTAGCCGTTGTGGCTGGAGCTCTCATACTGACTTTCGCTTCGGCGGCGGTCTTGCTCTGGGCCGCCGGATCTCCCATCTCACTCGAATTTCGAATGCTCTCATTGAGCCTCACACTTATTGGATTGGCAGCGGCTTTCAGGGTCGGCGGCAACGCCGCTTCTTCACAGCAGTCCATGACTCAGCGGCGCTTCTTTTACTCAACCTTTATGGCCTCCCTAATCGACCCCCGTTCCTGGCGGCAGTTCGGCAAATTGGCTCTCAGCGATATCGCGAATGAACCGTTGACGCTCATGGAGCCGGTGCCAGCCCGATCTACTGACTTTCCCGACATTATTATCCTCCAGCACGAATCGATATTCGACCCTCGCATTTTTGGTCTACCGGTGGAGCCTATCGTCGCATCGCTCCTTTCTCCGGAAAATGGTTGCCATGGACGCCTTAACGTCGATATTTTTGGTGGAGGTTCATGGCAATCTGAGTTCAGCCTGTTGACCGGACTTTCAAGTGCGAGCTTTGGTTCAAGCGCCTACTATCTTTTCAAGAGAGGCGTTGGCCGATTTCGTAGCAGCCTCCCTCATTCGCTAGCAGCGCTCGGTTACAAGACGAGTCTTGCGTCAAGCTGTCGTCGCCGTTTTCTCAACTACGATGAATTTTACAGTTCGATCGGGGTCAACGAACGGATTTTCACGGATGACCTTCCTCCGCCTTTCGATGTCAGTCATTTCGAGTCGACAAATTCAGATGCATTGTTTTTGGATGCAGTAATAGATATGCATTCCAAAAAAATTGCTCACGATCCAACACCTCGTTTTCTCTATGCGCTGACCAACTTCAATCACGGTCCACATAATCGGAGGCTTGTGCCACTGGGGAAATTCGAGAAGGAGCGCGCCTTTGCTGCCGCGAGTCTCCCCGATGCTCGATACGCTGAGTATTACGCAAGACTTGTGGAGACCGCCTCGACCTGGCAAAGGCTGAGATCCGAGCTGAAAGCGAATTTTCCCGGGCGTCCAATGCTAATTGTGCACTATGGAGATCACCAACCCGTAATGGCGGGACAGATCGATCGGCAACTCCAACTACCCAGCGATGCACGGCGCGCGTTCCGCACATTTTATGCCATTGAGGCCTTAAATTTTATCCCGGATAACTTTGTTGCCGGTCCAGCAGCGGACCTGGATATCGCTTTTCTCGGAACCATCGCCTTGCAAAAGGCAGGCCTTCCGCTGGATCAAGTATATGCCACCCGCGCAAGCTTGCTAGATGATTGCGGGGAAAGCTACTTTGCGTCCTCCTCCGAACTGAAGCGTAAATTTCACCGCACTCTTGTGGACCTAGGCTTGATAAACTTAGGACCGCATTGTCAAAACGGGCGTTAG